From a region of the Nitrospira sp. genome:
- a CDS encoding glycosyltransferase family 4 protein: MTVTYFSKCSSVGPSSRYRVFQFLSRFQAEGIDCRVEPLFGETYFSILEVRSRALQTCLKIPYVCARFLKRLGTLLTLRRQDLVITEGPLFPYAPPIAERLLCRLGQRFVVEMDDAIYLTQGQEEKIPALLRMATGVIAGNDRLAAYARQCSSNVRVVPTVVDTDRFAPLGSRSVSSDSHADQAITIVWMGLAYNLKYLHVLVPALRALQSQYPIRLRVVCSHAPTFAGIDVEFRSWDFAREVADLQDATIGVMPLEDTEWARGKCGLKLLQYLACGLPAVASPVGVNSDVIVNGENGLLAMTEDEWYEQLHALCRQPHLRARLGQAGRRTVESRYSLALWGPRLADVYRGFADGQRHPATPHPVPPSMPSHPPSTVRR, encoded by the coding sequence ATGACGGTGACCTATTTTTCAAAGTGCTCGAGCGTCGGCCCGAGTAGCCGGTATCGCGTCTTTCAGTTCTTGTCTCGCTTTCAAGCTGAAGGCATCGACTGTCGGGTAGAGCCCCTGTTTGGCGAAACGTATTTTTCCATCCTTGAGGTACGGTCACGCGCTCTGCAGACCTGTCTCAAGATTCCCTATGTGTGTGCCCGCTTTCTCAAACGGCTGGGAACCCTGTTGACGCTTCGCCGGCAGGATTTGGTGATCACGGAGGGGCCGCTCTTTCCTTATGCACCTCCGATAGCGGAGCGACTCCTGTGCCGGCTGGGGCAGAGGTTCGTGGTCGAAATGGACGACGCGATCTATCTCACCCAAGGGCAAGAGGAAAAGATCCCGGCGCTCTTACGGATGGCCACGGGTGTGATTGCCGGCAACGATCGTCTGGCCGCCTATGCTAGGCAATGTTCGTCGAATGTGCGTGTGGTGCCGACGGTGGTTGATACAGACCGGTTCGCCCCGCTCGGGAGTCGGAGCGTCAGTTCAGACAGCCATGCGGATCAAGCGATCACGATTGTGTGGATGGGGTTGGCCTACAACTTGAAATATCTCCATGTGCTGGTCCCAGCACTCCGCGCGCTTCAGTCCCAGTACCCGATCAGACTTCGAGTAGTCTGTTCGCATGCACCGACGTTCGCAGGGATCGACGTGGAGTTCCGATCCTGGGATTTCGCCCGCGAGGTGGCGGATCTCCAGGATGCCACGATTGGGGTCATGCCGCTGGAAGATACCGAATGGGCGCGAGGCAAATGTGGACTGAAGCTGCTTCAGTATCTCGCCTGCGGCCTTCCGGCGGTGGCCTCTCCCGTGGGCGTCAACAGCGACGTCATCGTGAATGGGGAAAACGGATTGCTCGCGATGACGGAGGACGAGTGGTACGAGCAATTGCACGCCCTCTGCCGTCAACCGCACCTGCGCGCGCGCCTGGGACAGGCCGGCCGCAGAACGGTGGAGTCACGCTATTCCCTGGCGCTGTGGGGGCCTCGCCTGGCCGATGTGTATCGCGGGTTTGCGGATGGTCAACGGCATCCGGCCACGCCGCATCCTGTTCCACCCTCGATGCCGAGCCATCCCCCTTCGACGGTGAGGCGATGA
- a CDS encoding type II secretion system protein: protein MALPSKQTGFTLIELMVVVVIVGILAALAIPNFLRYRAKAMQAEARSNLAGIFVAETSFFTERKEFGNFTDIGFAIAAGGTNRYTYRSGLGVGAGTGPNGGTLCGPATSCDTIQTESPSVGMITYTGSVGVATTSISGFTATAAADLDTDATHDGWYVNDAKQGLIGAEPNDVTS, encoded by the coding sequence ATGGCGCTCCCATCAAAGCAAACTGGATTCACGCTGATCGAACTCATGGTTGTGGTGGTGATCGTGGGCATCTTGGCGGCCTTGGCGATTCCCAACTTTCTTCGATATCGGGCAAAGGCCATGCAGGCCGAGGCGCGGTCGAATTTGGCAGGAATCTTTGTCGCGGAGACCTCGTTTTTTACTGAACGAAAAGAATTCGGCAACTTTACGGATATCGGGTTTGCGATTGCTGCGGGCGGGACGAACCGATACACATACCGAAGCGGTTTGGGGGTTGGGGCCGGAACAGGACCGAACGGAGGGACGCTCTGCGGGCCTGCCACTAGTTGTGACACGATTCAGACGGAAAGTCCGTCCGTAGGAATGATTACCTATACCGGCTCCGTAGGTGTCGCGACGACCTCGATTTCAGGATTTACAGCAACTGCGGCGGCTGATCTGGATACCGACGCGACTCACGATGGCTGGTATGTGAATGATGCCAAGCAGGGATTGATTGGCGCCGAGCCGAATGACGTGACGAGCTGA
- a CDS encoding ABC transporter ATP-binding protein, with translation MDDIVTEELTKSYASGWPGRPPFVALDGLSLTVRRGEIFGFLGPNGAGKTTTLKILLGLVRATSGQAYLLGQPAGDVAARRRIGFLPESPYFYDYLTAEEFLGFYGQLAGLDRVAISQRVTDLLGLVGLAEARTRQLRKFSKGMLQRVGLAQALIHDPELIILDEPMTGLDPVGRKQVRDLILSLRDRGKTVFFSTHILHDVEMICDRVGIVMKGRLVASGRVDELVRQDHTKSVEVVCQQLKVEGNALIHSLATRVLQQGQQCLIVLPSPDAVDALVGEIRRQGGRLLSVTPHKASLEDLFFQETTQQASPPLPHLTSGRAS, from the coding sequence GTGGACGATATTGTCACAGAAGAGTTGACCAAATCCTATGCCTCCGGTTGGCCGGGGCGGCCGCCGTTTGTTGCGCTGGATGGATTATCTCTCACTGTTCGGCGGGGAGAGATTTTCGGCTTCCTCGGCCCGAACGGGGCGGGAAAGACCACAACCTTGAAGATTTTGCTGGGACTCGTTCGGGCGACAAGCGGACAGGCCTACTTGCTGGGGCAGCCAGCCGGTGATGTGGCTGCGCGGCGCCGGATCGGCTTTTTGCCGGAGTCTCCCTATTTTTACGACTATCTCACGGCCGAAGAGTTTCTCGGATTTTATGGTCAATTGGCGGGATTGGATCGCGTCGCGATCAGCCAGCGCGTGACGGATTTGCTGGGGTTGGTCGGGCTGGCGGAGGCGCGTACGCGTCAGCTGCGAAAGTTCTCCAAGGGCATGTTGCAACGTGTCGGTTTGGCGCAGGCGCTGATTCATGATCCTGAGCTGATCATTCTCGATGAGCCGATGACCGGCCTGGATCCGGTTGGACGCAAGCAGGTTCGCGATCTGATTTTGAGCCTGCGCGATCGCGGGAAGACCGTGTTTTTCAGCACGCACATTCTGCATGACGTGGAGATGATCTGCGACCGTGTCGGCATTGTGATGAAAGGCCGTCTCGTGGCGAGTGGTCGCGTCGATGAACTCGTGCGGCAGGATCATACCAAGTCCGTTGAAGTGGTCTGCCAGCAGCTCAAGGTCGAAGGCAATGCCTTGATTCACTCGTTGGCCACTCGCGTGCTGCAGCAGGGACAGCAATGTTTAATTGTGTTGCCGAGTCCTGACGCCGTCGATGCACTGGTCGGGGAGATTCGCCGCCAGGGCGGGCGATTGCTGTCGGTAACTCCTCACAAGGCGTCGCTGGAGGATTTGTTTTTTCAGGAGACCACTCAACAGGCCTCGCCGCCGTTACCGCATCTGACCAGTGGGAGGGCGTCGTAA
- a CDS encoding ABC transporter ATP-binding protein has protein sequence MTSISFEHVSKWYPRYQSLSHGIKSSLLHLPETLRSLKRERITVLEDVSFCIEKGETVGLIGPNGAGKSTTLALMAGIVEADTGNVTVSTRVSPLLELGAGFHFDLTGAENIVLHGVLLGLTRREVRSRMPAIIAFSELEPFMDQPLRTYSSGMIARLGFAIASHLDPEILLIDEILSVGDLAFQLKCNAKIDEFKRKQITMVLVSHSMDHVRRLCDRVVWLEKGHILGEGAPGVVIPQYEQATRSRHADNRISAA, from the coding sequence ATGACGTCGATCTCTTTTGAGCATGTCTCGAAATGGTATCCGAGATACCAATCCCTTTCCCATGGGATCAAATCGTCATTGTTGCACTTGCCTGAAACGCTTCGGTCTCTGAAGCGAGAACGAATCACTGTGTTGGAGGACGTGTCGTTCTGCATCGAAAAGGGAGAAACCGTGGGGTTGATCGGTCCGAACGGCGCAGGGAAGAGCACGACCTTGGCGTTGATGGCCGGCATCGTCGAGGCCGACACGGGAAACGTGACGGTCAGCACCCGCGTTTCTCCTTTGCTTGAACTGGGGGCCGGGTTCCATTTTGATTTGACGGGCGCTGAAAATATTGTGCTGCATGGCGTACTGCTTGGGCTGACCAGACGGGAAGTGCGCTCACGAATGCCGGCCATCATCGCTTTCAGCGAACTGGAACCCTTTATGGATCAGCCGCTGCGCACCTATTCCAGCGGCATGATTGCGCGGCTGGGATTTGCCATTGCCTCACATCTTGACCCGGAGATCCTGCTGATTGATGAGATTCTATCGGTCGGTGATCTAGCGTTTCAGCTGAAGTGCAACGCCAAGATCGATGAATTCAAACGCAAGCAGATCACCATGGTACTGGTCTCGCACTCGATGGACCATGTCCGGAGGCTCTGTGATCGAGTCGTTTGGTTGGAGAAGGGCCACATCTTGGGAGAGGGCGCACCGGGCGTCGTGATTCCGCAATACGAACAGGCCACGCGTTCGAGACATGCAGACAATCGCATTTCCGCTGCGTGA
- a CDS encoding O-antigen ligase family protein has product MTSALVIFSPLQEGGTTHLAQMVIRLLLLAWAGGTMVVCIRQGHLTIPLLSVRYVVLAFLGLALAATLFSPYAHPSRQWLLTIIGYVTFFYLLVSFVDRWEHVHTVTMVIVLMGVGEAVLTIVQGLVGNVVRPSGTFFNPNFLAGYLAVSWAILLSGAVYGYRRVMAPSWRSFPPALWWCGMAASLCSLLLAIVLTQSRGGMIVLLVATAFVLTVRYGWKRAGTCLALVVVAGLVLPTPLRERVRMEHEHNPVSYARWQMWQGAITQMVDHPFGIGLGLYQYTYPRYAFPVEGEIARYGKVAQTPHNDYLQMGIEMGVGALVVCVTGLFIVGRDFTRVLQARLSRRQRSLVLGLGAGGIALLVHAALDSSLRESALAILLVLCAGLVVAVRRLTNRETAAVHVVPIRSRAAWGIGVAVLLLVIGLDVLRLGMAWMTFDSASRRAVAGETDSAIQGLHRAIAWDPGKSLYHHGLGSVYAKAFDTSRDQEVFRLAQAEFTTAIELNPLDSRLLGLLAQLYVSAAQSPPGAGQSLEQRNSWLRAALRAYEQAVQRAPYSAPYRYEQARLHWMLGEREHAEQHAQEAERLEPNFLPARALLARLWMDQGQVDEARHQLQEIQLRQDRYRQWNKNGLDQAFLNVDVAALRAALHDKDVAG; this is encoded by the coding sequence ATGACCAGCGCGCTCGTGATCTTTTCGCCGCTCCAGGAGGGCGGCACGACGCATCTCGCGCAGATGGTGATCCGCCTCCTGCTACTTGCGTGGGCCGGAGGGACGATGGTCGTGTGTATCCGGCAGGGGCATCTGACGATTCCCCTGTTATCGGTCAGATATGTCGTGCTGGCGTTTCTTGGGCTTGCGCTAGCCGCCACCCTGTTCTCCCCCTATGCTCATCCCAGCCGGCAGTGGCTGCTGACGATCATCGGCTATGTGACGTTTTTCTATTTGCTTGTCTCTTTTGTGGACCGATGGGAGCATGTTCATACAGTGACGATGGTGATCGTCTTGATGGGAGTCGGCGAAGCCGTCTTGACCATCGTCCAAGGCCTTGTCGGGAATGTCGTGAGACCGAGCGGCACCTTCTTCAACCCCAACTTTCTCGCAGGCTATCTCGCGGTCAGTTGGGCGATCCTTCTGAGCGGCGCCGTGTATGGATATCGGCGAGTGATGGCGCCGTCCTGGCGCTCATTCCCTCCGGCGTTGTGGTGGTGCGGCATGGCCGCCTCGCTCTGCAGCCTGCTCCTGGCGATTGTGCTGACTCAGTCGCGCGGCGGCATGATCGTATTATTGGTAGCGACCGCTTTTGTTTTGACCGTGCGATACGGCTGGAAGCGAGCAGGTACCTGTCTGGCGCTCGTGGTGGTAGCAGGCCTGGTGCTGCCCACGCCGCTTCGGGAGCGGGTGCGGATGGAACACGAACACAATCCTGTCTCCTATGCGCGTTGGCAGATGTGGCAAGGCGCGATCACGCAAATGGTCGATCATCCATTTGGAATCGGACTGGGACTCTATCAATACACCTACCCCCGCTATGCGTTTCCGGTCGAAGGTGAGATTGCACGGTACGGAAAGGTCGCACAAACGCCGCACAACGACTATTTGCAAATGGGGATTGAAATGGGCGTCGGTGCGTTGGTGGTGTGTGTGACCGGCCTGTTCATAGTGGGGCGAGACTTTACACGCGTCCTTCAGGCGCGATTGTCCCGCCGGCAGAGAAGCCTCGTCCTTGGATTGGGAGCCGGAGGGATTGCGCTTCTGGTCCATGCCGCGCTCGATTCCAGCTTGCGCGAATCGGCTCTGGCGATTCTGCTGGTGCTGTGCGCCGGGCTGGTTGTGGCGGTCAGACGACTGACGAACCGCGAGACGGCCGCTGTGCATGTCGTTCCTATCCGATCGCGAGCGGCCTGGGGAATCGGTGTGGCGGTCCTGCTACTCGTGATCGGCCTGGATGTCCTGCGTCTTGGCATGGCCTGGATGACATTTGACTCGGCTTCACGCCGGGCTGTGGCAGGAGAGACGGATTCGGCTATCCAGGGTTTGCACAGGGCCATCGCGTGGGACCCAGGGAAGTCGTTGTACCACCATGGCCTTGGATCGGTCTATGCGAAAGCCTTCGACACCTCTCGTGATCAGGAGGTATTTCGACTCGCGCAGGCGGAATTCACCACCGCAATCGAATTAAATCCATTGGATAGTCGGTTGCTGGGGCTCCTGGCACAACTCTACGTCTCGGCGGCACAGTCGCCACCAGGTGCCGGTCAGTCTTTGGAACAACGGAACAGTTGGCTGCGCGCTGCGCTGCGAGCCTACGAGCAAGCCGTTCAACGTGCGCCCTATTCAGCCCCATACCGCTATGAACAGGCTCGATTGCATTGGATGTTAGGGGAACGTGAGCACGCCGAGCAGCACGCTCAGGAAGCGGAACGGTTGGAGCCGAATTTCCTCCCAGCTCGTGCGCTCCTCGCTCGTTTGTGGATGGATCAGGGCCAGGTCGACGAGGCCAGGCATCAACTGCAGGAGATTCAATTGCGCCAAGACCGATACCGGCAATGGAACAAGAACGGTCTCGACCAGGCATTCCTCAATGTGGATGTCGCCGCTCTTCGCGCAGCCCTGCATGACAAGGACGTGGCCGGATGA
- a CDS encoding glycosyltransferase encodes MSKILLISNDVIGKQMAGPGIRTWELAKLLATEHTVTLLTPTRTDLQHPGLSTQLSTQASVRTCADTHDVVIGQGQILSRYPFLCDHSIAKVIDLYDPSPVGYLETTPPNTIKGQLESHHALVREHYNYLRAGDAFICASQRQWDFWVGMLMAAGRINPVIYHDDRMLRRVLMVAPFGVPTQAPAHRRQVLKGVWPGIDRDDVVLLWGGGLWEWFDPMMAVKAMHIVGRKRSDIKLFFMGVKRPNATVTTSHTAEQTIALADQLDLTNHLVFFNDWVAYEDRENFLLEADLGLNVHRDNLETRFSFRTRMMDYLWAGLPIITTEGDPLSDLVKQQELGLTVPCGDVESLAHAIVQAADAPATRHAWKQHCLTTAQDFSWERAFEPVLAWCRTPVRARDKEYGDVWSACLEHSQGWPKHAWQYYLQRALYHYRMTGMRGLANRVITWSCGR; translated from the coding sequence GTGAGCAAGATACTGCTCATTAGCAACGACGTCATCGGTAAGCAGATGGCTGGGCCGGGTATTCGAACATGGGAATTGGCAAAGCTGCTTGCAACTGAACATACCGTGACGTTGTTGACTCCCACTCGCACTGATCTTCAACATCCCGGTCTGTCGACTCAGCTATCGACCCAGGCCTCTGTCCGAACCTGTGCCGATACGCATGATGTCGTAATAGGTCAGGGGCAGATACTCAGCCGGTATCCGTTCCTCTGTGACCACTCGATCGCCAAGGTGATTGACCTCTATGATCCTTCGCCCGTCGGATATTTAGAGACGACTCCTCCGAATACGATCAAGGGGCAGTTGGAAAGTCATCATGCGCTGGTCCGGGAACACTACAACTATTTACGCGCCGGAGATGCCTTCATCTGCGCGAGCCAGCGACAGTGGGACTTCTGGGTCGGGATGCTCATGGCGGCAGGAAGAATCAATCCGGTGATCTATCACGACGACCGGATGCTTCGACGTGTGTTGATGGTGGCACCGTTCGGTGTTCCGACTCAGGCCCCCGCGCATCGGCGACAGGTCTTGAAGGGCGTGTGGCCTGGGATTGATCGTGACGATGTCGTCCTGCTGTGGGGTGGAGGGCTTTGGGAATGGTTTGATCCCATGATGGCAGTGAAGGCGATGCACATCGTTGGCCGCAAACGAAGCGACATCAAGCTATTCTTCATGGGAGTCAAGCGACCCAACGCCACGGTGACCACGTCACATACTGCCGAGCAAACCATCGCGCTGGCCGATCAACTGGACCTGACCAATCATCTGGTGTTTTTCAATGATTGGGTCGCCTACGAGGACCGCGAGAACTTCCTGTTGGAGGCGGATCTGGGGTTGAATGTCCATCGTGACAATCTTGAAACACGATTTTCGTTCCGGACTCGCATGATGGATTACCTCTGGGCCGGTCTTCCCATTATTACGACGGAAGGCGATCCATTGAGTGATCTGGTGAAGCAACAGGAACTTGGGCTCACCGTGCCGTGCGGAGATGTCGAGTCGCTGGCTCACGCCATTGTACAGGCTGCGGATGCTCCCGCAACCAGGCATGCGTGGAAACAGCATTGCCTGACGACCGCGCAGGACTTTTCCTGGGAGCGTGCCTTCGAACCGGTCCTTGCCTGGTGTCGCACACCGGTACGAGCTCGAGACAAGGAGTATGGGGACGTATGGAGTGCCTGCCTCGAACACTCTCAGGGGTGGCCCAAGCATGCTTGGCAGTATTACCTGCAACGGGCCCTCTATCACTACCGCATGACCGGGATGAGAGGTCTCGCGAATCGTGTCATCACCTGGTCATGCGGGAGATAA
- a CDS encoding ABC transporter permease subunit, with amino-acid sequence MGAIGVIAVNAFRESLRDKILYNLVFFAGLLIGLSVLLADLSITEHHKVIADMGLAAINLIGVIIAIFVGISLVNKEIERRTIYTIMARPISRASFIMGKYLGLALTLFVNMAIMLAVFLLTLWLYHVPIQSSMFQAVALIFVEILVVTAIALFFSTFTSTTLSAIFTLGLYVIGHLTADLRAIVANSESGPVKSLVDLLYYLCPNLEMLNIKGQAAVGVVATPEYVVLASLYGVMYAGALIVGACLVFQQRDF; translated from the coding sequence ATGGGTGCGATCGGTGTCATTGCTGTGAACGCGTTCCGTGAAAGCTTGCGAGACAAGATTCTCTACAACCTCGTGTTCTTCGCGGGCCTGCTCATCGGGTTATCCGTGCTGCTGGCGGATTTGTCGATTACCGAGCACCACAAGGTCATTGCCGATATGGGCCTGGCAGCTATCAACCTGATCGGAGTCATCATCGCCATTTTCGTCGGCATCAGCCTAGTCAACAAAGAAATCGAGCGCCGGACGATTTACACCATCATGGCGAGGCCCATCAGCCGGGCATCATTCATCATGGGCAAGTATCTCGGGCTGGCGCTGACGTTGTTCGTGAACATGGCCATCATGTTGGCGGTGTTTCTGCTGACCTTGTGGCTCTACCATGTGCCGATTCAAAGTTCCATGTTTCAGGCGGTGGCCCTGATCTTCGTGGAAATTCTGGTGGTGACGGCCATCGCACTCTTTTTCTCGACCTTCACATCGACCACATTGAGCGCCATTTTTACGCTGGGTCTCTATGTGATCGGCCATCTGACGGCTGACTTGCGGGCCATCGTGGCCAACAGCGAAAGCGGGCCGGTCAAGTCGCTGGTCGATCTGCTCTATTATCTGTGCCCCAACCTCGAGATGCTGAATATCAAAGGGCAGGCCGCGGTGGGAGTGGTGGCAACGCCGGAGTATGTGGTGCTGGCATCGCTCTACGGGGTGATGTATGCGGGGGCTTTGATCGTCGGTGCCTGTTTAGTGTTTCAGCAGCGGGATTTCTGA
- a CDS encoding methyltransferase domain-containing protein, translating to MKSPSHIDQHEAAGVAGKRPPHPYNQAYYESCLGPIPYNRYEGKWLQFFGLVADHIIKQIGPRKVLDAGCAKGFLVEALRDRGVEAYGIDLSEYAISEVRRDIRPYCRVASLTEPIAERFDLVVCIEVLEHIPEEIGRHVIANLCRSTDDILFSSTPDDFAEPTHINVRPRSYWNALFAEQGFDLDVEFDAARIAPHAMRFVKKPVRLCVIDALLQQREQLRKTFAQTDEEQRRVIQQLERRLEKVEQSIGWKVSVYLKGLREKLCPLHSTRLSVYLSLRSALLILMNGEWRSLFKRAWNAVRRMGWPASDEGATGDIEIMIARPEPIPIAQESALAHSLLDGLKGLEIGPAAHNPFGLNTRNVELPAAHEFYAAEQQRLSGLEPPQVDLWAAADSIPVPDQSEGFILTSHIVEHLPNIVAGFIEWNRIVIDGGYVFMIVPHKWAFALDATRELTPFKHFIDDYHQHASLDSHSLDGVPGGKMGHYHTFTPDSILQVVEWMRRNRLCEWKLVAQEDIDTKVGNGFTLVFMVHHRDQPACMHEVSAS from the coding sequence ATGAAATCTCCATCGCACATCGATCAGCACGAGGCAGCAGGCGTAGCCGGGAAGCGTCCGCCCCATCCGTACAATCAGGCATACTATGAGTCTTGCCTGGGGCCTATCCCGTACAACCGGTACGAAGGGAAATGGCTTCAGTTTTTCGGATTGGTCGCGGATCATATCATCAAGCAGATCGGGCCGAGGAAGGTTCTGGATGCGGGGTGTGCGAAGGGATTTTTGGTTGAGGCGCTTCGGGATCGAGGCGTCGAGGCGTACGGAATCGATCTGTCTGAATATGCAATCAGCGAAGTGCGTCGAGATATCAGGCCCTATTGCCGAGTCGCGTCGTTGACGGAGCCGATTGCTGAACGGTTCGACCTCGTCGTCTGCATCGAAGTCCTCGAACATATTCCTGAAGAGATCGGACGGCATGTCATTGCCAATCTCTGTCGCAGTACGGACGACATTCTCTTTTCCTCTACTCCCGATGATTTTGCCGAACCCACCCATATCAACGTGCGGCCCCGGTCTTACTGGAATGCGTTGTTTGCGGAGCAGGGCTTCGATTTGGATGTGGAGTTTGATGCCGCGCGAATTGCTCCCCATGCGATGCGATTCGTCAAGAAACCCGTGCGACTCTGTGTCATCGATGCGCTGCTGCAGCAGCGCGAGCAGTTGCGCAAGACGTTTGCCCAGACCGACGAAGAACAGAGAAGGGTGATTCAGCAGCTGGAACGGCGTTTGGAGAAGGTTGAGCAATCAATCGGCTGGAAAGTTTCGGTCTATCTCAAAGGACTGCGCGAGAAACTGTGCCCCCTCCATAGCACAAGGCTCTCGGTCTACCTGTCGCTGCGGTCGGCGTTGCTCATCCTCATGAACGGGGAATGGCGGTCGCTGTTCAAGCGTGCATGGAATGCAGTGCGCCGGATGGGCTGGCCTGCCTCAGATGAGGGGGCAACTGGTGATATTGAAATAATGATTGCGAGGCCGGAGCCCATTCCGATCGCTCAAGAATCTGCGTTGGCGCATTCGCTCCTTGATGGATTGAAAGGTTTGGAGATCGGGCCGGCGGCCCACAATCCGTTCGGACTCAACACCAGGAATGTCGAGCTACCTGCGGCACATGAATTCTACGCGGCAGAGCAGCAGCGACTGTCAGGCCTTGAACCCCCGCAGGTCGATCTGTGGGCTGCGGCCGATAGCATCCCTGTCCCGGATCAGAGCGAAGGATTTATCCTGACCAGTCACATCGTGGAACATCTCCCTAATATCGTGGCGGGCTTCATCGAATGGAACCGCATCGTCATTGACGGCGGGTATGTATTCATGATTGTGCCGCACAAGTGGGCATTCGCCCTGGATGCAACCCGAGAACTCACGCCATTCAAACATTTCATCGACGACTATCATCAGCACGCCTCGCTCGATAGCCATTCGCTCGATGGAGTGCCGGGCGGAAAAATGGGGCACTACCATACCTTCACACCCGACTCGATCTTGCAGGTCGTGGAGTGGATGCGCCGCAACAGGCTCTGTGAATGGAAGCTGGTTGCGCAAGAGGACATCGATACAAAGGTCGGAAACGGATTCACGTTGGTGTTCATGGTGCACCACCGAGACCAACCGGCTTGCATGCATGAGGTGAGCGCATCGTGA
- a CDS encoding ABC transporter permease, producing the protein MHAPSLTVPQARTPRAVYWEHLWDLVVILTQKEMKSRYKNSALGYVWSVANPLLFAVIYYIVFGQIMKVPIENYAVFLIAGLLPWQWLANSVIAAPHIFLANATLIKKVRFPRHVLVVSYVLNEGIHFLLSIPVIVGLLVENGIRPSWSWLAGIPLLLAAQFLIVYGIAITLASANLFFRDLERLTALFITLLFFLTPITYSSEMAPGLYRSFLYANPVAPLIESWRELFMHGQFSWLVVGLCYLSALGTILVGTFVYWRMSPKFAEVV; encoded by the coding sequence ATGCACGCACCATCCCTCACCGTACCACAGGCTCGCACACCGCGAGCTGTGTATTGGGAACACCTCTGGGATCTGGTCGTGATCCTGACGCAGAAGGAAATGAAGTCCCGTTACAAGAACAGCGCGCTGGGGTATGTATGGTCTGTGGCGAATCCGTTGTTGTTTGCGGTCATTTACTACATCGTGTTTGGGCAGATCATGAAGGTGCCGATCGAGAACTATGCCGTCTTTCTGATCGCCGGGCTCCTGCCCTGGCAGTGGTTGGCCAATTCAGTCATTGCCGCGCCGCATATCTTTCTCGCCAACGCGACGCTGATTAAGAAGGTGCGGTTTCCCCGGCATGTCCTGGTCGTCTCGTATGTGCTGAACGAAGGGATTCACTTCCTGCTCTCGATACCCGTGATCGTCGGGCTGTTGGTAGAGAATGGAATACGTCCATCGTGGAGCTGGCTGGCCGGCATTCCGCTGTTGCTCGCGGCGCAGTTTCTGATTGTGTATGGGATCGCCATTACGCTGGCGTCAGCCAATCTGTTTTTTAGAGACTTGGAGCGATTGACGGCACTGTTCATCACGCTATTGTTCTTCCTGACCCCGATTACGTACTCCAGTGAGATGGCCCCAGGCCTCTATCGCTCATTCCTCTATGCCAACCCGGTGGCGCCATTGATCGAGAGCTGGCGCGAATTATTTATGCATGGACAGTTCAGTTGGCTGGTGGTCGGATTGTGCTATCTCAGCGCCCTCGGCACGATCCTCGTCGGCACCTTCGTGTACTGGCGGATGTCCCCCAAGTTTGCCGAGGTAGTATGA